One Cherax quadricarinatus isolate ZL_2023a unplaced genomic scaffold, ASM3850222v1 Contig1357, whole genome shotgun sequence genomic window carries:
- the LOC128700570 gene encoding neuronal acetylcholine receptor subunit beta-4-like produces the protein MKTNTEMIMKWKDYNLKWNPDDYNGTTSIRIPYRNIWFPDIILVNTADSNYEASVLNTNAIITHQGEVELLSHAILTTVCLMDVQWYPFDQQTCRLTFASWTYDNTKIRLVQGPADLSKFRQNPEFFLEDFYSELDDVINPCCPTPIS, from the exons ATGAAGACCAATACTGAGATGATCATGAAGTGGAAGGACTATAATCTGAAGTGGAACCCCGATGACTACAacggtaccaccagcatcaggaTACCCTACAGGAATATCTGGTTTCCCGACATCATCTTGGTGAATAC CGCGGACAGCAACTACGAGGCCAGCGTGCTCAACACAAACGCCATCATCACGCACCAGGGTGAGGTAGAACTACTAAGCCACGCCATCCTCACCACAGTGTGTCTGATGGATGTGCAATGGTATCCCTTCGACCAGCAGACCTGCAGACTCACCTTTGCCTCGTGGACCTACGACAATActaag ATCCGGCTTGTACAGGGACCTGCCGACCTCTCTAAGTTCAGACAGAACCCAGAGTTCTTCCTGGAGGACTTCTATTCAGAACTGGACGACGTAATCAACCCTTGCTGCCCCACACCCATCTCCA